A window of Motilibacter rhizosphaerae genomic DNA:
CGCTCGTCGCGCTCACCGTCGACGTCGTCGTCGTCATCGAGGTCGTCGACGTCGTCGTCGATGTCGTCGTCGTCGATGTCGTCGTCGTCGAAGCCGTCGTCGAGCGCCTCCTCGCCGCTGCCCGGCGCGCGCGGCAGCCGGACCGTGAACGTCGAGCCCGAGCCCTCGACGCTCCAGACCACGACCTCGCCGCCGTGGTTCTGCGCGATGTGCTTGACGATGGAGAGCCCGAGCCCGGTGCCGCCGGTCTCGCGCGAGCGGGCGGGGTCGACGCGGTAGAAGCGCTCGAAGATCCGCTCGAGGTCGCCCTCGGGGATCCCGATCCCCTGGTCGGTCACGCTGATCTCGACGAGCCCGTCGAGCCGGCGGACGCCGACGGCGACGCGGGTGTGCGGCGGGCTGTAGCTGATGGCGTTGTCGACGAGGTTGCGGACCGCCATGACGAGCTGGCCCTCGTCGCCGATGACCTGGAGGCCGTCCTGGCCGCCGCTGACGACGACGATGCCCTTGGCGCCGGCGGCCAGCGAGCAGCGGTCGATCGCCTCGACCACCACCTCGTCGACATCGACGGGCGTCGCGGCCGCGAGCGGGTCGTGGCCCTGCAGCCGGGAGAGGTCGATGAGCTCCTGGACGAGGTCGGCCAGCCGGCCCGCCTCGCGGTGCATCGAGCGGGCGAAGTGGCGTACGGCGTCCGGGTCGTCGCTCGCCCCGACGACGGCCTCGGCGAGCAGGCTCAGCGCGCCGACGGGGGTCTTGAGCTCGTGGCTGACGTTGGCGACGAAGTCGCGGCGCACGGCGTCGATGCGCCGGGACTCGGTGCGGTCCTCGACGAGCACGAGCACGAGGCGGCCGGAGTCGAGCGGGGCCACCCGCGCCGTGACCGCGAGCTTCTCGCCGCCGAGCGG
This region includes:
- a CDS encoding sensor histidine kinase; this translates as MAWYPGRRGGERGALVARPRDVVPEGVVDVLSVLRASTVLVGPSDDVLRASPTAYAFGLVRDDRLASPELLALVRSVRRDGEIRQQDLELPRGPLGGEKLAVTARVAPLDSGRLVLVLVEDRTESRRIDAVRRDFVANVSHELKTPVGALSLLAEAVVGASDDPDAVRHFARSMHREAGRLADLVQELIDLSRLQGHDPLAAATPVDVDEVVVEAIDRCSLAAGAKGIVVVSGGQDGLQVIGDEGQLVMAVRNLVDNAISYSPPHTRVAVGVRRLDGLVEISVTDQGIGIPEGDLERIFERFYRVDPARSRETGGTGLGLSIVKHIAQNHGGEVVVWSVEGSGSTFTVRLPRAPGSGEEALDDGFDDDDIDDDDIDDDVDDLDDDDDVDGERDERDRVPPSPGPTGADQSTHAPSAEAGTPTPQEAP